The Candidatus Nanohalococcus occultus genome contains a region encoding:
- a CDS encoding sulfatase, which produces MKSFEESPNIVLLVMDTVRAQNVSHYTSELQTTPFFDKVAEEGVVFENAYANSIWTLPSHYSLFTGLSPIEHGVKSKEFRGRIDQKTLPEKLKDKGYQTVGVSNNGYVSPMYGFDKYFDEFFFNTEEPELNSLILFPDDKNFEKMVKGSREGKWANRRQKYYAFAKNSLFSLSPKSLVNGVYYVMTQKVMRSVDDGAQASNQRAQDLISQEPYFLFVNYVEAHSPYKPPREYARKFIPEEDIEKAYELADEQGLNRLRDGESEGKESELLEKLYNAEIAYLDHKVKELTKSLEQNSERETVTIMTSDHGEYFGENNLWEHMGRIGEEVLKVPLAIKNIGNFSRKEVFSLSKINDLVLNLSNLSPEIPQNTRSIAHYGGLETHQWDIDSEDFDEKYLREQVSLKAQDKWVLKDRKTFESEGMTNNEKDRFNTLLTNLLFKK; this is translated from the coding sequence ATGAAGAGCTTTGAAGAATCTCCTAACATTGTATTGCTAGTAATGGATACTGTGAGAGCCCAGAATGTTTCGCACTATACTTCTGAGCTACAGACCACGCCGTTTTTTGATAAGGTTGCTGAGGAAGGGGTTGTTTTTGAGAATGCCTATGCGAATTCAATATGGACTCTGCCGTCACACTACTCTCTTTTTACTGGCTTATCTCCTATCGAACATGGCGTAAAATCGAAGGAGTTCAGGGGAAGAATTGATCAGAAAACTTTGCCTGAGAAATTAAAAGACAAGGGCTACCAAACCGTAGGAGTATCAAATAATGGATATGTGTCTCCGATGTACGGTTTCGATAAGTATTTTGACGAGTTTTTCTTTAATACGGAAGAGCCTGAGTTAAATTCATTGATCCTGTTTCCAGACGACAAAAATTTTGAGAAAATGGTTAAAGGAAGTAGAGAGGGAAAATGGGCAAATAGAAGACAAAAATACTATGCTTTCGCAAAGAATTCTCTGTTTTCTCTTTCACCTAAGAGCTTGGTTAATGGGGTCTACTACGTCATGACTCAAAAAGTCATGAGGTCTGTAGATGATGGGGCTCAAGCTTCAAATCAGAGAGCTCAGGACTTAATATCACAGGAGCCTTACTTCCTGTTCGTAAATTATGTTGAAGCACATAGTCCGTATAAGCCACCAAGAGAATATGCTCGAAAATTTATACCGGAAGAAGATATTGAAAAAGCATATGAGCTTGCGGATGAACAAGGTCTAAACAGACTCAGAGATGGAGAGTCTGAAGGAAAAGAATCAGAATTGCTAGAAAAACTGTATAACGCTGAAATTGCCTACTTAGACCACAAAGTTAAAGAATTAACAAAAAGTCTTGAGCAAAATTCAGAACGTGAAACTGTAACGATTATGACTTCTGATCATGGAGAATATTTTGGAGAAAATAATCTTTGGGAGCATATGGGAAGAATAGGTGAAGAAGTTTTGAAAGTACCTTTAGCCATAAAGAATATTGGCAACTTCTCTAGGAAAGAAGTATTCAGTTTAAGCAAGATCAATGATCTTGTCTTGAATCTATCAAACTTGTCTCCTGAAATCCCTCAGAATACTCGCTCAATTGCACACTACGGCGGATTAGAGACGCACCAGTGGGACATAGATTCTGAAGACTTCGATGAAAAATACCTTAGAGAACAGGTATCTCTCAAGGCTCAGGATAAATGGGTATTGAAAGACAGAAAGACATTTGAGTCTGAAGGAATGACTAACAACGAAAAAGATCGCTTTAATACACTCCTCACGAATCTGCTCTTCAAAAAATAA
- a CDS encoding FkbM family methyltransferase — protein MSLLMKSQRALEEGGLRLLAERSSLFIYRKIMPDVIDVFIEEQGLAIPNGNDWTIVSLPRLEKRRIPVLSEKVAGTRHCSEKHQRLMFSTYTSKEFTDIETSDIVFDVGAYVGGFSIPASKKAKTVIAIDPNSKISDCLSYNTSKFDNISVLALAAWKERDTLEINQSFYPNDNSILAPDENSLETGFKVEADTISNIAKDHNIEKIDFLKIEAEGVEPEILKGALDSDLEIRKIAVNCGPERQGEPTVEETVEMLHSEDYEIKRGSDSEVEWGKWIVFGRKKL, from the coding sequence ATGAGTCTGCTGATGAAATCTCAGAGAGCGCTCGAAGAAGGAGGCCTTAGACTCCTAGCAGAGCGGTCGTCACTTTTCATATACAGAAAAATAATGCCTGACGTTATTGATGTTTTCATAGAGGAGCAAGGATTGGCCATACCTAACGGCAATGATTGGACGATAGTATCTTTGCCGCGTTTAGAAAAAAGACGTATACCTGTATTATCAGAAAAGGTCGCCGGTACAAGGCATTGTTCCGAAAAACATCAGCGCTTAATGTTCTCAACTTATACTTCTAAGGAGTTTACTGACATTGAAACCTCAGATATTGTTTTTGATGTAGGCGCTTACGTTGGCGGATTCTCGATACCGGCATCTAAGAAAGCAAAAACAGTGATTGCCATAGATCCCAACTCAAAGATCAGCGACTGTCTGAGTTACAATACTTCAAAATTTGACAATATTTCGGTACTAGCTCTAGCTGCTTGGAAGGAAAGAGACACTCTTGAAATAAACCAGTCTTTCTATCCCAATGATAATTCTATTTTAGCGCCCGATGAGAATTCCTTGGAGACTGGCTTCAAAGTTGAAGCCGACACAATTTCCAACATAGCAAAAGATCATAATATAGAAAAAATTGATTTCCTCAAGATTGAAGCGGAAGGCGTAGAACCAGAGATACTAAAAGGCGCTCTAGACAGCGATTTAGAAATAAGAAAAATCGCAGTGAATTGCGGGCCTGAAAGACAAGGAGAACCCACCGTGGAAGAAACAGTTGAAATGCTTCATTCAGAAGATTACGAGATTAAGAGAGGTTCAGACTCCGAAGTTGAATGGGGCAAATGGATAGTTTTCGGACGCAAAAAGCTTTAA